The region CAACGTTCAGGCCGGTCATTTCGGAAACGCGCAGCCCGCTGGAATAGAGCAGCTCCAGGACTGCCCGGTCCCTGAGGGCGTACTTCTCGTCTGGCGAGGGGGCCTCCATGAGGGCGGTAGCCTGGTCGATGTCCAGGTGAAATGGCAGGCGTTGTTCCCTCTTGGGCGTGGCGGTCAACTCGGCCGGGTTTTTGTCGATCTCGCCCCGCCGCAGCAGGAAACGGAAAAAGGTCCGTATGGCGGCCAACTTCCGGCCGATGGAGCTTTTCATCGCCGTTTTGCCGAGCAGGGCCAGATAGCGCCGCAGCAAAAGATGGTCCATCTCCCCGGCCGAGACGTCATCGCCCCGCTCTTTGGCGACAAAGAGCGCCAACTGCTCCAGGTCGCGGCGATAGGCGGCCAGGGTGTGGGGCGAAACGTTGCGCTCCGTCTCCAGGTAGGCACAGAAGGCGGTTATCTGTTCGGCAAGACGTGCCACGGTAAAAGCCTCAAAAGCGAAAATCGTTTCTCACAGAGCACACAGAGGCACAGAGAAAAGATTGGAATATATTCGCCTCTATCTGTAATCGTTCGGTTTTATTTGTGTCTTTCGTATTTTTCGTGAATAACCGTTATTTAGATAGAGAGCCAGCGTTGTCCGGTTTAGTCTTTGCAATAGAGTTTAGACCCTGCTTTATCCCCTCACCCGGCCTTCGGCCACCCTCTCCCGACGGGAGAGGGGATGGTGAATATCCCTTCTCCCACCGGGAGAAGGTGCCCCGAAGGGGCGGATGAGGGGGCTTTTGACATGCTACGCAAACCTAACCGGACATTACGGATAGAGAGCCATTTTTTTGATGTTCTCCGTGCCTCTGTGAGCTCTAGCGAACGAAGTGAGCGAGTGAGCGAGTGAGAGATGCCTTTGACTCTCATTCAAAAGGAGGTAGGCCGCTCTTCACCTTCCAGCTCTTCCGTTCGTTGATGTCGCGGTAGACCCAATCCTGCCGGTAGCTCTGGGTCTTGATACGGTTGGAGGGGAGGATGTAGTAGTCGAATTCGGCCACCACCTCGCCGGTCCCCTTGTCCGGCAGGCATTCGGAAGTCAGGATGCGGAAATCGGTGATGGCGACCTCCCGCTTTTTGATGTCGGCGGCGGCTTTCACGAACTCGTCGCGCAACTCGGGCACCATGTAGGCCATGCCGGCCCCCTCGATCTCATGCCAGCGCAGCAGCTTGTTGTAGGCCTTCATGCTCTTTTCGAACTCCTCGCGGATGGTCGAGTTCGGTGTGCTGCAGGCGGTTGTCATCAGGCAGCAGAGCAGGAGCAGCCCCGCCTTGAACGTTTGTATCATCGCCGTTCCCCTTCCCGTGCGTGAATATAGTCGATCAACTCCAGGGCCAGTTCGCATTTTCCGAAGGGGGGGATCAGGTAGTA is a window of Geobacter sp. FeAm09 DNA encoding:
- the xerC gene encoding tyrosine recombinase XerC, with the protein product MARLAEQITAFCAYLETERNVSPHTLAAYRRDLEQLALFVAKERGDDVSAGEMDHLLLRRYLALLGKTAMKSSIGRKLAAIRTFFRFLLRRGEIDKNPAELTATPKREQRLPFHLDIDQATALMEAPSPDEKYALRDRAVLELLYSSGLRVSEMTGLNVGDLDLSGGMVRVLGKGGKERIVPVGSRAAQAVREYLAQRGELAGTGPLFLNTRGQRLNRRSVTRIIDAHVLRVAAFRRISPHTLRHTFATHMLEGGADLRSIQELLGHASLSTTQKYTHVGIDRLMEVYDKAHPKAKNPG